The nucleotide sequence GCATGGCCTACCTCGATAGTGGGTCGTGCTGAATGCGTTCCGGCGGTGCGCCTTTGGCGATCAGCGCGGCCTCCGTCGCGCGCACCATGGCCGGGCCGCCGCAGATCAGGATCTGCCGGTCGCCCCAGCCACCATATTTGGTGACCACCTCGGGCAGCTGGCCGGTTTGGGTGACGTGCAGGCCACGCGGTGGTGAAACGTCGGGGTAGTCGGCCGCCCAGGAGGGATCTTGGCTGTACTCGGCGACCGGCGACACCGACAGCCACGGATTGTGCGCCGCGATCTCCCACAGCGTGCGCAGGTCGTAGAGCTCGCAGCGATACCGCGCACCGAAGAACAGGTGCACCCTGGGGTTCACCCCGTAGCGGCTGAGGTCCATGATCAGCGCCCGCAGCGGCGCCAGGCCGGTGCTGCCCGCCACCATCAGCACGTCGCCGCCGTCGCGGTCGACCCGCATGCCACCGTGCGGACTCGATAACCGCCACCGGTCACCGGGCCGGGTCTCGTTGACGACAGCGGTGCTGACCAGGCCGCCGGGAACAAGGCGAACGTGGAACTCGATCCCGCCGTCCGGGTCCGCTGGAATGGCCGGGCTGAGGTAGCGCCACCGGCGCGGGCATTGCGGCACATGGACATTGACGTACTGGCCCGGGTGATAGTGCATCGGGCGGTCCAGCCGCAGCCGAACCACCGCGAGATCGCGCGACACCCGGATGTGCTCGACGACGGTGCCGTCCCACCAGGCGGGTCCGGGCTCGGCGTCGGCGGCGCCACTCATCACGCCGGTGATCAGGTTCAGCGACTGATCGGCCGCGGCGTCGATCGCGGCGGTCCAGGCCTCG is from Mycobacterium conspicuum and encodes:
- a CDS encoding FAD-binding oxidoreductase, whose translation is MGLEDQDALRVLRDAFDVELVHRFYTHWFALDVSVRDLFPPEMDGQRAAFVHAMAWVYGELVAQRAEEPVAFLAQLGRDHRKFGVLPRHYDTLRRALYATLRSHVGEAWTAAIDAAADQSLNLITGVMSGAADAEPGPAWWDGTVVEHIRVSRDLAVVRLRLDRPMHYHPGQYVNVHVPQCPRRWRYLSPAIPADPDGGIEFHVRLVPGGLVSTAVVNETRPGDRWRLSSPHGGMRVDRDGGDVLMVAGSTGLAPLRALIMDLSRYGVNPRVHLFFGARYRCELYDLRTLWEIAAHNPWLSVSPVAEYSQDPSWAADYPDVSPPRGLHVTQTGQLPEVVTKYGGWGDRQILICGGPAMVRATEAALIAKGAPPERIQHDPLSR